The genome window CCTTCGAGCGGCCAGTCGTGCCCGATGTGTAGAGGATCGCCGCGAGGTCGTCGGGGCCGCGTGCAACGTCGATGAATTCGGCCGGACCGTCCGCCAGCGCCGCCATCAGCGATCCGCCTCCCGACTCGTCGAGCGTTTCGAGACGGGCGCCGTATCGGGCAGCAACGGGTTCCAGGCCCTGCCGGGTTTTCGGAGACACGACGACCAGCCGGGGTTCGGCATCGCCAATGAAATAATCGAGCTCGGCAAACGTATAGGCGGTGTTGAGAGGAAGATAGACGGCACCGGCCCTGAGGCAGGCGAGATAAAGAAGCAAGGCCTCCGGGCTCTTTTCGACCTGCACGGCAACCCGGTCATCCGGCTTGACGCCCATCGCCACCAGGGTTGCAGCGAGGCGCCCCGACTGCTCGATCACATCGCGGTAGCGCCAGACCTTCCCATCTGATGTCTCGATGAAGGCTGCGTCCGGCTTCGCATTCCTGGCAATGACGTCAAAAAGATGGTTGGTCACTTGGAAGTCTCCTTTGGACGGGATTGGCCATGAGCGGGCGAACGGGCGGGCTCGCCGGCCGGAAAGATAGGACGGCGGGTGGGTTCCGCCGTCAGCAGGCGCTTGACGGCCGGATTTGCGGCAACCTCGCCCAGATTGACGAAATTCTCGTGGTTCGCTTCGATATCGTCCTGTTTGTAAAAATAGTTCACCATCAGTCCCAGCCCGCGCTTGAGGGCCTGGGGAGAGCGGTCCGCCAGAAAATTGATCCGTTCCAGCCGGGCGCCGTTGCCAAGATGAAAGCGTGCAACAGGATCGATGACCCGCCCGCTCCGATCGCGGGCCCTGAGGAAATAGAATGCGGCGGCCCGACCGAGGATCGGCTGCAGCGTCTTCAGAAGCTCTAAGCGATCCCCCTCACCGAGCGTATCGAGCGCGGTGAGGGCAGCGCGATCGCCAGCGTCGAGGACCGCGAGCCGGTCGGACCGCCGTTCGGCGTCCAGCCATGCGGCAAAGCCTGGAACGGGAGAGAGGGTGACGAAGGTATCGAGCTTCGGAAACTCATGGCGGAGATCCTCCACCACCTGTTTGATCAGGAAATTGCCGAAGGAGATGCCGCGAAGGCCTTCCTGGCAATTCGAGATCGAATAAAACACCGCCGTCGTCGCCTCCGCGGCCGGGATATGGAGACGATCCTCGCGCAGGAGATCATCAATTGCGTTCGGAATGGCGCGCGTCAGCGCAACCTCGACGAAGATCAGCGGCTCATCCGGCAGGCGCGGATGGAAGAAGGCGAAGCAACGCCGGTCCGTGGGCGCAAGCCGCCGGCGCAGATCATCCCATCCCCGAATTTCATGAACGGCCTCATAGCGGATGATCTTCTCAAGGATATCGGCCGGCGTCGACCAGTTGATGGCGCGAAGTTCCAGAAACCCGCGATTGAACCATGAGCCGAGCAAATGCGCGAAATCTGCGTCCAGCGCCTCCAGCTCAGGATATTGCACCTTCTGGGCCAGCAGTTGCCGGCGCATGTCGACCAGCGTCGCGGTGCCATCCGGCGAGAGATTGAGCCGCCGTATCAGCTCCTGCCTTCGCGGCTCGGAAGCTGCGTTCAGTTCGACGACCGATTGGGCGCTGGGGTTCGACCGGTAGGCCTCGATGGCGCGATCAAGCCGATCGGCATCGGGGCCGAAGCGCGACAGAAGCAGCAGGGAGAAGGCAAGCCTTGACGGCTCATCCAGAGCGCGCCAGCGATCGAGTATGTCTCTCGCCAGTGCCATGCCGGAGGCTTCGCCCCTGCCTGAAAGCAGGATATCGCAGAGATCGCCGAGAGCTGCCATTGGATCGGCTTGCTCGTCATAGCCGCCAAGGGACAACAAGCGCCGGCCGCGATCGGCAATTGCCGCAAACAAATCACCGAGCAGAGATGTCGAATTCATCTGTTTCTCCTGTCTGACCATGCTTTGCCATTAAATGGCTCCGCAGTGAGCCGGCTTCAGTTCCAATCTTCGAACAGAGCGTGGATGACGCGATCCGGGTGGCTATCGCATTCTATTCCATCGCCGATGAAAGCGAGACAATTGCGCTCGTTGAAGGCCTCCCAGGGAACTTCATGCTTCGTAATGAAGTCGCAGACGATCCGATGGAAATCCCCGTCCGCTTCTGTCGGGATGCCCCAGGCGGCCGCCAGGTCGGAGAGATGCGGGACATAACCGGCGAAGGGGCCTTGACGATCAGGGCGCTCATATCGATAGACCCAGGTTGGTGCGCCGCGCGCGGCGCGACGCCGCGCCAGGCGCAACGAAGGCAATTCATATTCTTCAGCCGTCAGCAGAACCAACCGTCTTCGACGCCAGTCGAGACTCGGCATAAGCCGCGCGAGATCCGCATCTATCTTTGCCATCCGCTCCTTGGAAAGATGGGCAAGCATGCTACCCGCCCATGGCTGGTTGGGCTCCTGATCCGCAACCATCGGATAGCACTCGTCCCGGCAAGTTCCCAACAGCATTGGGACGGATATCGCCTGTCCGCCTTCGACCGCCTCGATAGGAGCCGAGGGAAGAAGCGAATTGCCATAAACCGGCCTCAGCGGAAAACGCCTCGCAGCTTGCGCCAGCACCGCCTCCTGCATCGTCAGAATTCTCTCCCCGGGAGCATCGATCCATGGACTGTCCGTGTGCGCCATTTCCTTGACAAAGCTGGCGGCTTCCTCACGGGTAAACACGGTATCTGCGCCCCCCGACATCGAGATCGCCGCATGAAACAGCCCCTTCGCGGCTGGCGTAGCGGTCAGCACGCAGACGTTTTTCGCACCGGCAGATTCTCCGCCGAGCGTCACGTGCTGAGGATCGCCGCCGAAGAATGCGATATTGGACTGCACCCAGCGCAGGGCTGCCAACTGATCCCGCAGCATGGGATTGACGGTATCGGCATAATCTCCGCCGAATAGGGATTCCGCGTCCAGCAGGCCCAGCAGGCCCAATCGGTGACCTACAGTGACGCAGACGATGCCGTTGCGTGCGAAGCTCGTGCCGTCATAGATCGGCCGGGA of Rhizobium sp. NXC24 contains these proteins:
- a CDS encoding malonyl-CoA decarboxylase, whose protein sequence is MNSTSLLGDLFAAIADRGRRLLSLGGYDEQADPMAALGDLCDILLSGRGEASGMALARDILDRWRALDEPSRLAFSLLLLSRFGPDADRLDRAIEAYRSNPSAQSVVELNAASEPRRQELIRRLNLSPDGTATLVDMRRQLLAQKVQYPELEALDADFAHLLGSWFNRGFLELRAINWSTPADILEKIIRYEAVHEIRGWDDLRRRLAPTDRRCFAFFHPRLPDEPLIFVEVALTRAIPNAIDDLLREDRLHIPAAEATTAVFYSISNCQEGLRGISFGNFLIKQVVEDLRHEFPKLDTFVTLSPVPGFAAWLDAERRSDRLAVLDAGDRAALTALDTLGEGDRLELLKTLQPILGRAAAFYFLRARDRSGRVIDPVARFHLGNGARLERINFLADRSPQALKRGLGLMVNYFYKQDDIEANHENFVNLGEVAANPAVKRLLTAEPTRRPIFPAGEPARSPAHGQSRPKETSK
- a CDS encoding carboxylesterase family protein; the encoded protein is MPQSDLHTSTASDAADIALPQGKLRGRTDGHVNRFLAIPYASPPIGARRWRPPEAPEHWDGIRDAAAFAPVAPQSRDKGFFPGDPAAMPARPMDEDCLYLNVFAPSGPGPFPVLVWLHGGSQLIGGTSRPIYDGTSFARNGIVCVTVGHRLGLLGLLDAESLFGGDYADTVNPMLRDQLAALRWVQSNIAFFGGDPQHVTLGGESAGAKNVCVLTATPAAKGLFHAAISMSGGADTVFTREEAASFVKEMAHTDSPWIDAPGERILTMQEAVLAQAARRFPLRPVYGNSLLPSAPIEAVEGGQAISVPMLLGTCRDECYPMVADQEPNQPWAGSMLAHLSKERMAKIDADLARLMPSLDWRRRRLVLLTAEEYELPSLRLARRRAARGAPTWVYRYERPDRQGPFAGYVPHLSDLAAAWGIPTEADGDFHRIVCDFITKHEVPWEAFNERNCLAFIGDGIECDSHPDRVIHALFEDWN